The Panicum hallii strain FIL2 chromosome 9, PHallii_v3.1, whole genome shotgun sequence genome has a window encoding:
- the LOC112873007 gene encoding uncharacterized protein LOC112873007: MASSYLRHAPVLELREASARKTRFLWFLHLREGQEPAGRRELADVWEEAERTRAEAQSLKEALANARSEVWSARAEADVAKASMVKVACEAAAAKASEAEAARAADAEKRGVAEVEAREKGLAEARAKRLEESECLVEALEGQLRSVRADSEDLR, encoded by the exons ATGGCGTCGTCGTACTTGCGGCACGCCCCCGTCCTG GAACTGCGCGAGGCGTCTGCGCGGAAGACTCGCTTCCTGTGGTTCCTCCATCTTCGCGAGGGCCAAGAGCCCGCCGGGCGGCGAGAGTTGGCCGATGTTTGGGAGGAGGCCGAGCGCACGCGCGCTGAGGCCCAGTCGCTCAAGGAAGCTCTCGCAAACGCCCGCTCCGAGGTGTGGTCTGCCCGCGCGGAGGCCGACGTGGCCAAGGCGTCCATGGTGAAAGTCGCCTGCGAGGCCGCGGCGGCTAAGGCATCCGAGGCGGAGGCCGCGCGGGCGGCCGACGCCGAAAAGAGAGGGGTTGCAGAGGTGGAGGCCCGGGAGAAGGGGCTCGCCGAGGCTCGGGCGAAGCGACTGGAGGAGTCGGAGTGTCTGGTGGAAGCGCTGGAAGGTCAGCTTCGGTCGGTGAGGGCGGACTCCGAAG ATCTTCGATAG
- the LOC112873008 gene encoding uncharacterized protein LOC112873008, with protein MVLQSLKPRIFDRLNKFAGLWAGEVPAVLWSLRTNPNQSTGFTPFLMVYGAEAVLPTDLDYGAPRVKAYNEDRLEESRQDAVNQIDEARDVALLQSTKYHQTLCRYHRSNV; from the coding sequence ATGGTCCTGCAGAGCCTGAAGCCACGAATCTTCGACCGCCTCAACAAGTTCGCGGGGTTGTGGGCTGGGGAGGTGCCAGCAGTGCTATGGAGCCTCCGCACCAACCCGAATCAATCCACAGGATTCACCCCCTTCCTCATGGTGTACGGCGCCGAGGCCGTGCTCCCGACCGACCTTGACTACGGCGCGCCAAGGGTAAAAGCATACAACGAGGACAGATTGGAGGAGTCACGCCAAGACGCGGTCAACCAGATCGACGAAGCACGCGATGTGGCGCTCCTCCAATCCACCAAGTACCACCAGACCCTCTGTCGCTACCACAGAAGCAACGTTTGA